ATGATATTTCGAATAAAGAATAATTAACTATGGAAACCGGAACTACAGACCTTTGTGATAAATTTAGTGATCGTATTAATGTCGCATTACCAATCGGACTTAAAGATTTTGGCGCAGTCAAAGCTTTTCATGGACAGATTGTAACGGTAAAGTGTTTTGAAGCTAACCCACTTGTCAGACAAACACTGGAAAAAGATGGAACAGGCAAGGTTCTGGTTGTTGATGGTGGTGGCTCAAAAAGATGTGCATTAATGGGAGATAATATAGCTGAACTGGCTATTCAGAATAATTGGAGTGGTATCATTATTTTTGGCTGTATCCGGGATAGTGTGGCTGTTTCCAGGTTATCCATAGGAATTAAAGCTTTAGATGTAGTCCCGCTTAAAAGTGGAAAAAAAATTGAAGGAGATGTTAATGTCATTGTGAATTTTGCCAATATTGACTTTATACCAAATCAATTTGTTTACGGCGATGAAGATGGGATCATTGTTTCTCAGTATAGCCTGATTATTTGAAATTAGCAAATAACGGATTGAAATCTCCAAAAAAATAGCGGACTTAGGTGATATTTGGAGTTGAACAGGCACATACTATAAAAGCATAGTAGTTATGGAAACAAAAGTTAGTAAAGAGGAAATACACCCGGCTCAGGAGGCTTTGCTGATGTCTCTGTACCAGGATGCCTTTCCTTTGGTAGCAAACCATATCAGCAAAATGGGTGGTTCATTTGATGAGGCTAAGGATGTTTTTCAGGATGCCCTGATCATTTATTATGAAAAAGTAAGACATACAGGAATAACCTTAAGGTATAGTGAAAAGGCCTACCTTTTTGGTATTGCAAAATACCTTTGGAATAAACGATACAACTTAACCAGTAGGGAGATCTCTCTTGATCAGTTATGTAACAGGTCTGATGAGGATCTGGGATTAGTTGATTCTGTGTATGAAGAAGTCTCCTCATCCAGATTGCTGCACTTATTGCAGACTGCAGGTCAGAAATGTATGGAGCTGCTGAGTGCTTTTTATTATGAAAAACTAAACATGGAAACCCTGGCTGACCGGTTCGGATTTTCAGGCCCGAGATCAGCAACTGTTCAGAAGTTTAAGTGTCTTGAAAAAATAAAAGAAACAGTAAAAGAAAAATCACTGAAGTATGAAGACATCATGGAATGAACTGCACCTGATTGAAGATTTTCTTTTATCTGATACCACAGCAGAAGATAAGATATTATTTGAAGCAAGGGCTGTGTTGCAGCCAGATCTGAAAGAAAGTGTTTTTTGGCAGCAAAGAACATATGATCTGATTGAAAG
This portion of the Pedobacter lusitanus genome encodes:
- the rraA gene encoding ribonuclease E activity regulator RraA, whose translation is METGTTDLCDKFSDRINVALPIGLKDFGAVKAFHGQIVTVKCFEANPLVRQTLEKDGTGKVLVVDGGGSKRCALMGDNIAELAIQNNWSGIIIFGCIRDSVAVSRLSIGIKALDVVPLKSGKKIEGDVNVIVNFANIDFIPNQFVYGDEDGIIVSQYSLII
- a CDS encoding RNA polymerase sigma factor — protein: METKVSKEEIHPAQEALLMSLYQDAFPLVANHISKMGGSFDEAKDVFQDALIIYYEKVRHTGITLRYSEKAYLFGIAKYLWNKRYNLTSREISLDQLCNRSDEDLGLVDSVYEEVSSSRLLHLLQTAGQKCMELLSAFYYEKLNMETLADRFGFSGPRSATVQKFKCLEKIKETVKEKSLKYEDIME